A genomic segment from bacterium encodes:
- a CDS encoding DUF3187 family protein, whose translation MKSWGPKGPLCVRNTDMFSLMFLTFPPEFPKVLPPGKTLFAANIDIVSEAKFTENVTYDYELERFLLRYRKGLKDGSEISFALPLMTRQNGFMDSIVNWWHSTMLGSHPLPREILPIDGLRIHVVKDGTVLVDAAREDGPGDLSIMYKRQLWEKKRNAGVIRFGVELPTGNPAEFLGSGNVDVGAQVDSYWKLSKKLHLYLNLGLVYQGTPSVLPNARQWQDRELVALEWQLTGKDSLIFQTDNQSPTWHTGDPTFDRAYREFSIGWRRQLRDDLLLQVTFSENNDFVGGEFADFATDIAVGAGLEWYF comes from the coding sequence TTGAAGTCGTGGGGCCCGAAAGGGCCATTGTGCGTTCGGAATACGGATATGTTTTCGCTCATGTTCCTAACGTTCCCGCCTGAGTTTCCAAAAGTCCTTCCACCGGGAAAAACGCTATTTGCTGCCAACATCGATATCGTCAGCGAAGCGAAGTTCACTGAAAATGTCACTTATGACTATGAGCTCGAGCGGTTTCTTTTGCGATATCGCAAAGGATTAAAAGACGGCAGTGAAATCTCTTTTGCCCTGCCTCTTATGACGCGTCAGAATGGGTTTATGGACTCGATTGTCAATTGGTGGCATTCGACGATGTTAGGAAGTCACCCTCTTCCACGCGAAATATTGCCGATTGATGGATTGCGAATTCATGTTGTCAAGGATGGCACGGTCCTAGTCGATGCGGCGCGTGAGGATGGTCCTGGTGACCTTTCGATTATGTATAAGCGACAATTGTGGGAGAAGAAGCGCAACGCAGGGGTGATTCGTTTTGGGGTTGAACTGCCCACCGGCAATCCTGCTGAGTTTTTAGGAAGCGGCAATGTGGATGTCGGCGCACAGGTGGATTCGTATTGGAAGTTGTCCAAGAAACTGCACCTTTATCTTAATCTGGGGCTAGTTTATCAGGGCACGCCGAGTGTTTTGCCGAATGCACGCCAATGGCAAGATCGCGAACTGGTTGCCCTGGAATGGCAGTTGACCGGCAAGGATAGTTTAATATTTCAGACCGATAACCAGTCTCCAACCTGGCATACGGGAGATCCAACGTTTGATAGGGCTTATCGAGAGTTCAGCATCGGTTGGCGCCGTCAGCTTCGTGATGATTTGCTTTTGCAAGTTACATTTAGTGAGAACAATGATTTCGTCGGAGGAGAATTCGCCGATTTTGCCACCGATATCGCCGTCGGCGCTGGGTTAGAGTGGTATTTCTAA
- a CDS encoding pitrilysin family protein: MSALTIHESKLPNGVRLVMEHVPYVQSAAIGIWVKAGSRYEEDFELGISHVLEHMLFKGTEKRTAKQIAEEIEALGGYFNAFTDKEMTCYYGRILSEHSSSLVDVLCDMLTNSIMAPDDISSEVKVVLEEIKRRDDDPEDLIHDVFLETLWPFHQLGRPVIGTVETVSAVNREKLFDYMKRRYASNEIVISAAGNLDFSMIEDLISDRLGSLKPVEMPFEKSIPTPSARKNFMTKEVEQVNFCLGSNSFSQHEDDKYPMAVLDTILGGGMSSRLFQEIREKRGLAYSIGSSSSAYDETGYFMVYGGTSEENFQQVTDLTMAEFDRVKNELVTDYELMKAKNHIRGSLLLSLEGMSSRMMRLGKNVLYFDRIIPIEEIINAVDKVNKEDLLNIANKVLDNTKLTTAAIGPFAE; this comes from the coding sequence ATGAGCGCTCTGACAATCCACGAATCAAAGCTCCCCAACGGTGTTCGACTGGTGATGGAGCATGTTCCATACGTTCAATCGGCGGCAATCGGCATTTGGGTGAAAGCAGGCTCCCGTTACGAAGAAGATTTTGAACTCGGCATCTCTCACGTGCTCGAGCATATGCTTTTTAAAGGAACTGAAAAACGCACTGCCAAGCAGATTGCTGAAGAAATCGAGGCTTTGGGCGGCTATTTCAACGCATTCACCGACAAGGAAATGACCTGTTATTACGGGCGAATTCTTTCCGAGCATTCTTCGTCGTTAGTGGATGTGCTTTGTGATATGCTGACGAACTCAATAATGGCGCCTGATGATATATCGAGCGAGGTGAAAGTCGTTCTTGAAGAAATCAAGCGACGTGACGATGACCCTGAGGACCTTATTCACGACGTCTTCCTAGAAACCCTTTGGCCTTTTCACCAACTCGGCCGCCCTGTTATCGGCACTGTCGAAACCGTCAGCGCAGTCAATCGCGAGAAGCTTTTCGATTATATGAAACGCCGATATGCCTCAAATGAAATTGTCATTTCTGCAGCGGGTAATTTGGATTTCTCGATGATTGAAGATCTTATTTCTGACCGATTAGGTTCGCTTAAGCCTGTCGAAATGCCCTTCGAGAAAAGTATCCCCACCCCAAGCGCTCGGAAGAACTTCATGACCAAAGAGGTTGAGCAGGTTAATTTTTGTCTTGGCTCCAACAGCTTCTCGCAACATGAGGATGACAAGTACCCGATGGCTGTACTCGATACAATCCTCGGCGGTGGAATGAGTAGTCGGTTGTTCCAAGAAATCCGCGAAAAGCGCGGGCTTGCTTACTCCATCGGTTCTTCATCCAGCGCCTACGATGAGACCGGCTACTTTATGGTTTATGGAGGGACGAGCGAAGAAAACTTCCAACAGGTCACAGACTTGACAATGGCGGAATTCGACCGTGTTAAAAATGAACTTGTAACAGACTATGAACTAATGAAAGCCAAGAACCACATCCGCGGTTCGCTTCTATTGAGTCTGGAGGGAATGAGTAGCCGTATGATGCGCTTGGGCAAAAACGTACTCTATTTCGACAGAATAATCCCCATCGAGGAAATAATAAATGCCGTCGACAAGGTCAACAAAGAGGATTTACTCAACATAGCGAATAAAGTATTAGACAATACCAAACTAACCACCGCCGCCATCGGCCCATTCGCCGAGTGA